In Prochlorococcus marinus XMU1406, the genomic stretch TCTTTTAGAGTGGTTATTAATAAACAAAGATCTTTCTTGTTGCCTTTTTTCATATCCAATAATATCAATGCTTCTCTTGATAATTTTTTTTCTAGAACCTTATCATTTTCAGCAAAACCAACTTTAAGTGAATTTAATTCATCAGAATAAAGAGTATAAATTATTCCATCTTTGAATTTATCTATATAAGTATCTACATTAAACCTTGATGATTTTAATGTTTTGTATCCTTTAATGATTTTTCTGTTATTCATAATTATTTGATTGCATTCTGAGCTATTTCGTATTTCTCCAATAGATTGTTTACTTCTGCTAGTGCAATTCTCTTTTGACAGGCTGAGTCATATCTATTTACTGCTACTGAAGGTATTGAACCTTTGCTTTTCATTTCCCTTATACCAGTTTCTAAACATTGAAAAGCAACACTTGATAGATCTCTTCCTTCTGCTGCTGCCCAAACTTTCAAAAGATAAGTAAGATTTGATGGTACTGAGATCTGTACTTTGTTTGAATTTG encodes the following:
- a CDS encoding LEM domain-containing protein, which encodes MNNRKIIKGYKTLKSSRFNVDTYIDKFKDGIIYTLYSDELNSLKVGFAENDKVLEKKLSREALILLDMKKGNKKDLCLLITTLKELGIKYSDNFYFKYSSSLMRHLSILGWPVGRSLYKQRMIKKELVFA
- a CDS encoding VHS domain-containing protein — encoded protein: MPSNWSKIRDEWLDRTAVAKDDAKWALEALINSEEELFEIEQKIKNKEDAISQVKFLKKKVKETISSKEISLDDIALNTSNSNKVQISVPSNLTYLLKVWAAAEGRDLSSVAFQCLETGIREMKSKGSIPSVAVNRYDSACQKRIALAEVNNLLEKYEIAQNAIK